The following coding sequences lie in one Chionomys nivalis chromosome 8, mChiNiv1.1, whole genome shotgun sequence genomic window:
- the LOC130879981 gene encoding olfactory receptor 52R1-like: MLENITHSFILASRNSSSHSTFFILLGIPGLENYQFWVAFPFCVMYIVAVTGNVTILHIIRIDHTLHEPMYLFLAMLATTDLVLSSSTQPKMLAILWFHDYKIEYHACLIQVFFIHAFSSVESGVLMAMALDRYVAICFPLRHSSILTTSVVVKLGTAVMVRGLLWVSPFCFMISRMPFCPNKVIPQSYCEHMAVLKLVCADTKINRGYGLFVAFSVVGFDIIVIGLSYVMILRAVLRLPSGEARLKAFGTCASHIGVILALYIPALFTFLTHRFGHHVPRVVHIMFANVYLLVPPMLNPIIYGVRTKQIRDRVILGCCRKGP; encoded by the exons ATGTTGG AAAATATAACCCATTCTTTCATATTGGCTTCAAGGAACAGCTCTTCTCATTCTACGTTCTTCATCTTGCTTGgaatcccagggctggagaatTATCAATTTTGGGTTGCTTTTCCATTCTGTGTCATGTATATTGTGGCAGTGACTGGGAATGTCACCATCCTACACATAATACGGATTGACCACACGCTACATGAGCCCATGTACCTCTTCCTGGCCATGCTGGCTACCACTGACCTGGTCCTATCCTCCTCCACACAACCTAAAATGCTGGCCATACTCTGGTTTCATGACTATAAGATTGAATACCATGCCTGCCTCATTCAGGTGTTCTTCATACATGCCTTTTCTTCTGTGGAGTCTGGGGTGCTCATGGCTATGGCCTtggaccgctatgtggccatctgcttcCCACTCCGACATTCCAGCATCCTGACCACATCTGTAGTTGTCAAACTGGGAACAGCTGTGATGGTCAGAGGCTTGCTGTGGGTGAGCCCTTTCTGCTTCATGATCTCCAGGATGCCCTTCTGCCCCAACAAGGTCATTCCCCAGTCCTACTGTGAGCACATGGCTGTGCTCAAGTTGGTGTGTGCTGATACCAAAATCAATCGTGGATATGGGCTCTTtgtggctttctctgtggttggcTTTGATATAATTGTCATTGGTTTATCTTATGTGATGATTCTGAGAGCCGTGCTGAGGTTGCCCTCAGGTGAAGCCCGCCTCAAAGCATTTGGTACATGTGCTTCTCATATTGGTGTCATCTTAGCCTTATATATTCCAGCCCTTTTCACCTTCCTCACTCACAGATTTGGCCACCATGTGCCCCGTGTTGTACACATCATGTTTGCTAATGTCTATCTGCTGGTTCCTCCCATGCTCAATCCCATCATCTATGGAGTCAGAACCAAACAGATCAGGGACAGAGTTATCCTAGGATGTTGTAGAAAAGGCCCTTGA